A genomic stretch from Caulobacter sp. FWC2 includes:
- a CDS encoding BlaI/MecI/CopY family transcriptional regulator, with the protein MHITAAEAHVMEALWRRQPMSADDLVAEVGASQDWGEATVKTLINRLLKKKAIKSERADGKHGYRPLIDRSAYVHSESQGLLDRLFEGQLAPLISHFAQHRPLRADEVEKLKTLIDGMAEK; encoded by the coding sequence ATGCACATCACCGCCGCCGAAGCGCATGTCATGGAAGCCCTCTGGCGCCGCCAGCCGATGTCGGCTGACGACCTGGTGGCCGAGGTCGGCGCGTCCCAGGACTGGGGCGAGGCCACCGTCAAGACGCTGATCAACCGCTTGCTGAAGAAGAAGGCGATCAAGTCCGAGCGCGCCGATGGCAAGCACGGCTATCGGCCGCTGATCGACCGCAGCGCCTATGTCCATTCCGAAAGCCAGGGCCTGCTGGACCGCCTGTTCGAAGGCCAGCTGGCCCCGCTGATCAGCCACTTCGCCCAGCACCGCCCGCTGCGCGCCGATGAGGTGGAGAAGCTGAAGACGCTGATCGACGGGATGGCGGAGAAGTAA
- a CDS encoding TonB-dependent receptor: protein MSRKLALAGALSCVAASAHAQATKPAVPAPAEQPAKPAAKPPVTPEDLDTEVEAVTITASGKAYGAVMGDIPPEETFSAADVRSFGVSSITDLLTELTPQTTSGLGGDPVVLLNGRRISGMGEIRDIPTEAIQRVEILPEEVALKYGYSADQKVVNVVLRQRFRAATVEGQVGGSTAGGQLSEMGNYSRLQLNRQGRTNIAVKVQNSDRLLESDRDLISRTDSGLYDLVGNIGPALPGATQIDPAFSALVGTPVTVAGVPGSAASGRPALSAFAPNVANTSDLSDSRTLLPENQQLSINSVTNRYILDNVSATLNLGLTASRSNSLLGPARARLLIPAGDPFSPFSQTVALYRYLGELAPLEQTNQNLAGHAGFTLNRDTETLRLSLTGNYDHAISKTQTDRSADLTGVQTRLTALDPTLNPFAPLSGLSLTQDRARSTTDTADLQFVANGALAKLKAGDLSTTFKLGVSGTKLDARSFRNGVEADSDQSRGDISTQVSFDLPLASRRKGVRAGIGDLSANLNLAARQVSDFGTLTTLGGGLNWSPVKPVSFIVSMTRQENAPSIAQLGNPLVTTPNAQVFDYVRGVSVNLTRVSGGNPNLRAEERNVLKLGASFKPEKIQGLSLTANYTRTRIDNPVAGFPAATAAVEAAFPDRFTRDADGNLTRIDSRPVNFAKRESEQIRWGLNFSRQIGKTPPPPPGGWRERQGGGQGVGGQRQDGSTVPGAELLRRSPGGATGEPTRAPQPDDQAQNQQPQQNPPAQTGEEPSRPTFGDRGGGGDGPRFGGGDGGGGRGGGGGFGGRGGGGNPRATRLQLALFHTLHLRERVTIADGVPALDLLDGDVLGSGGGQPRNEVEAQAGITRYGLGARVSANWQSATHVRAGLGGASTDLDFSDLATINLRLFADLGVRRELVQAHPILRGTRLTFAINNLFDQQQTVRDATGAVPLTYQPDYLNPRGRVVSFNVRKLLF from the coding sequence TTGAGCCGCAAACTGGCCTTGGCCGGCGCCCTGAGCTGTGTGGCCGCGAGCGCCCACGCTCAGGCGACCAAGCCCGCTGTCCCCGCCCCCGCCGAGCAACCCGCCAAGCCGGCCGCCAAGCCGCCCGTCACGCCCGAAGACCTCGACACCGAGGTCGAGGCCGTCACCATCACGGCCAGCGGCAAGGCCTATGGCGCGGTGATGGGCGACATCCCGCCGGAAGAGACCTTCAGCGCCGCCGACGTGCGGTCGTTCGGGGTCTCGTCGATCACCGACCTGCTGACCGAGCTGACGCCCCAGACCACCAGCGGCCTGGGCGGCGATCCGGTCGTGCTGCTGAATGGCCGCCGAATCTCCGGCATGGGCGAGATCCGCGACATCCCGACCGAGGCCATCCAGCGCGTCGAGATCCTGCCCGAGGAGGTCGCGCTCAAATACGGCTACTCGGCCGACCAGAAGGTCGTGAACGTCGTGCTGCGCCAGCGCTTCCGCGCCGCCACGGTCGAGGGTCAGGTCGGCGGCTCCACGGCGGGCGGCCAGCTCAGCGAGATGGGCAACTACAGCCGCCTGCAGCTGAACCGCCAGGGCCGCACCAACATCGCGGTGAAGGTGCAGAACAGCGACCGGCTGCTGGAAAGCGACCGCGACCTGATCAGCCGCACCGACAGCGGCCTCTATGACCTGGTGGGCAATATCGGCCCCGCCCTGCCCGGCGCGACGCAGATCGACCCGGCCTTCAGCGCCCTGGTCGGAACGCCCGTCACCGTGGCCGGCGTGCCGGGCTCGGCGGCCAGCGGTCGCCCTGCCCTGTCGGCCTTCGCACCGAACGTGGCCAACACCAGCGACCTTTCGGACAGCCGCACCCTGCTGCCCGAAAACCAGCAGCTGAGCATCAACAGCGTCACCAACCGCTACATCCTCGACAATGTCTCGGCGACCTTGAACCTGGGCCTGACCGCCTCCCGCAGCAATTCGCTGCTGGGCCCGGCGCGGGCGCGGTTGCTGATCCCCGCCGGCGATCCGTTCTCGCCGTTCAGCCAGACCGTGGCGCTGTATCGCTATCTGGGCGAGCTGGCGCCGCTGGAACAGACCAACCAAAACCTCGCGGGTCACGCCGGGTTCACCCTGAACCGCGACACCGAGACCCTGCGCCTGTCGCTGACCGGCAATTATGACCACGCGATCAGCAAGACGCAGACGGACCGGAGCGCGGACCTGACCGGCGTCCAGACCCGCCTGACGGCGCTGGATCCGACCCTGAACCCGTTCGCGCCGCTATCGGGCCTGTCCCTGACGCAAGACCGCGCCCGCTCGACCACCGACACGGCGGACCTGCAGTTCGTCGCCAACGGCGCGCTCGCCAAGCTCAAGGCCGGGGATCTGTCGACCACTTTCAAGCTGGGCGTCAGCGGCACGAAGCTGGACGCCAGGTCGTTCCGCAACGGCGTTGAGGCCGACAGCGATCAGTCGCGCGGCGATATCAGCACCCAGGTCAGCTTCGACCTGCCGCTGGCCAGCCGGCGCAAGGGCGTGCGGGCCGGGATCGGCGACCTGTCCGCCAACCTCAACCTGGCCGCACGCCAGGTCTCGGACTTCGGGACCCTGACCACGCTCGGCGGCGGCCTGAACTGGTCGCCGGTCAAGCCAGTCAGCTTCATCGTCTCGATGACCCGCCAGGAGAACGCCCCCAGCATCGCCCAGTTGGGCAATCCGCTGGTCACCACCCCGAACGCCCAGGTCTTCGACTATGTGCGCGGGGTCAGCGTCAACCTCACCCGCGTCAGCGGCGGCAATCCCAACCTGCGGGCCGAGGAGCGCAACGTCCTGAAGCTGGGCGCCAGCTTCAAGCCCGAGAAGATCCAGGGCCTGTCCCTCACCGCCAACTACACCCGCACCCGCATCGACAACCCGGTGGCCGGCTTCCCGGCCGCGACGGCGGCGGTCGAGGCGGCCTTCCCCGACCGATTCACGCGCGACGCCGACGGAAACCTGACCCGCATCGACAGCCGCCCGGTCAACTTCGCCAAGCGCGAGAGCGAGCAGATTCGCTGGGGCCTGAACTTCTCGCGCCAGATCGGCAAGACCCCGCCCCCGCCGCCCGGCGGCTGGCGCGAACGGCAAGGCGGCGGCCAAGGCGTCGGCGGGCAGCGTCAGGACGGATCGACCGTTCCTGGCGCCGAGCTGCTGCGTCGCTCGCCTGGCGGCGCCACGGGCGAACCCACCCGGGCGCCGCAACCTGACGACCAGGCACAAAACCAGCAACCGCAGCAGAACCCGCCCGCCCAGACCGGCGAGGAGCCGTCGCGCCCGACCTTCGGCGACCGGGGCGGCGGCGGCGATGGTCCCCGCTTCGGCGGTGGTGATGGCGGCGGCGGGCGCGGCGGTGGCGGCGGCTTCGGCGGCCGGGGCGGCGGCGGCAATCCGCGCGCCACGCGGCTGCAGTTGGCGCTGTTCCACACCCTCCACCTGCGCGAGCGGGTGACCATCGCCGACGGCGTTCCGGCGCTCGACCTGCTGGACGGCGACGTCCTGGGCTCGGGCGGCGGCCAGCCGCGCAACGAGGTCGAGGCCCAGGCGGGGATCACCCGCTACGGCCTGGGCGCGCGCGTCTCGGCCAACTGGCAGAGCGCCACCCACGTCCGCGCGGGCCTGGGCGGAGCGTCGACCGATCTGGACTTCTCGGACCTGGCGACGATCAACCTGCGCCTGTTCGCCGATCTGGGCGTGCGGCGAGAGCTGGTCCAGGCGCACCCGATCCTGCGAGGGACGCGCCTGACGTTCGCGATCAACAACCTGTTCGACCAACAGCAGACCGTGCGCGACGCCACCGGCGCGGTCCCCCTGACCTACCAGCCCGACTACCTGAACCCGCGCGGTCGAGTCGTGTCGTTCAACGTCCGTAAGCTGCTGTTCTAG
- a CDS encoding glycoside hydrolase family 15 protein, producing MDKALHQKTLDLYPIGNCAVSALIDTHGRFVWGCAPRVDSDPVFSALLDNADIEGVEAKGVWDVQVDRRAETRQGYLRNTPILRTEIADEDGARFEILDFAPRYQQFGRTFRPTAFIRLIRPIVGVARITLRLRPTAGWGAKVAEHTSGSNHIRYLCSDMTLRLTTDAPVSHILEERTFRLERPIAMYLGADEGFDANIGATCERMLRETDAYWKHWVRGLAVPLDWQTAVIRAAITLKLCMHEETGAIVAALTTSIPEHADSGRNWDYRYCWLRDAYYVVQALNRLGAVDILENYLGYLRNIVDRAGGGHIQPLFGVGFEEVLTERFAPDLPGYRGMGPVRVGNQAFEHIQNDVYGQIVLSTVQAFFDERLLRPATVEDFEALEPVGERAFQLHDQPDASLWEFRGRANVHTYSSAMCWAACDRLGNAAEKLGLKDKAALWNGRAAQARKVIEDRAWNDELGRFAATFEGAELDASLLQLVDLRFHTADDPRNVATLKAVEDGLRRGAYLLRYATPDDFGSPQTAFNICTFWLIEALHMSGRSDEARALFEDMLSRRTGAGLLSEDIGFADGELWGNYPQTYSLVGLINCAVLLSRPWTSVR from the coding sequence ATGGACAAGGCTTTGCATCAGAAGACTCTCGACCTGTATCCGATCGGCAATTGCGCCGTCAGCGCGTTGATCGACACCCACGGCCGCTTCGTCTGGGGCTGCGCCCCGCGCGTGGATTCCGATCCCGTGTTCAGCGCCCTGCTCGACAATGCCGACATCGAGGGCGTCGAGGCCAAGGGCGTCTGGGACGTGCAGGTCGATCGCCGGGCCGAGACGCGCCAGGGCTATCTGCGCAACACGCCGATCCTGCGCACCGAGATCGCCGACGAGGACGGGGCGCGGTTCGAGATCCTCGACTTCGCCCCCCGCTACCAGCAGTTCGGACGCACCTTCCGCCCCACCGCCTTCATCCGCCTGATCCGGCCGATCGTCGGCGTGGCCCGGATCACCCTGCGCCTGAGGCCCACCGCCGGCTGGGGCGCCAAGGTCGCCGAGCACACCTCGGGCTCCAACCACATCCGCTATCTGTGCTCGGACATGACCCTGCGCCTGACCACCGACGCGCCGGTCTCGCACATCCTGGAAGAGCGCACGTTCCGGCTGGAGCGGCCGATCGCCATGTATCTCGGGGCCGACGAGGGCTTCGACGCCAATATCGGCGCGACCTGTGAGCGGATGCTGCGCGAGACCGACGCTTACTGGAAGCACTGGGTGCGCGGCCTGGCCGTGCCGCTGGACTGGCAGACGGCGGTGATCCGCGCGGCCATCACCCTCAAGCTCTGCATGCACGAGGAGACGGGCGCCATCGTCGCGGCCCTGACCACCTCGATCCCCGAACACGCCGACAGCGGCCGCAACTGGGACTATCGCTACTGCTGGCTGCGCGACGCCTATTACGTGGTCCAGGCCCTGAACCGGCTGGGCGCGGTCGATATCCTGGAGAACTATCTGGGCTATCTGCGCAATATCGTCGACCGGGCCGGCGGCGGCCATATCCAGCCGCTGTTCGGGGTCGGCTTCGAGGAGGTGCTGACCGAGCGCTTCGCCCCCGACCTGCCCGGCTATCGCGGCATGGGCCCCGTCCGGGTGGGCAACCAGGCCTTCGAGCACATCCAGAACGACGTCTACGGCCAGATCGTCCTGTCGACCGTCCAGGCCTTCTTCGACGAGCGCCTGCTGCGCCCCGCCACGGTCGAGGACTTCGAAGCCCTGGAGCCTGTGGGCGAACGGGCCTTCCAGCTGCACGACCAGCCCGACGCCAGCCTGTGGGAGTTCCGGGGCCGGGCCAATGTTCACACCTACTCCTCGGCCATGTGCTGGGCAGCCTGCGACCGCCTGGGCAACGCCGCCGAGAAGCTGGGGCTGAAGGACAAGGCCGCCCTTTGGAACGGCCGCGCCGCCCAGGCGCGCAAGGTCATCGAGGATCGCGCCTGGAACGACGAGCTGGGCCGCTTCGCCGCCACCTTCGAGGGCGCCGAACTGGACGCCTCCCTGCTGCAGCTCGTGGACCTGCGCTTCCACACAGCCGACGACCCGCGCAATGTCGCCACGCTGAAGGCGGTCGAGGACGGGCTGCGGCGCGGGGCTTATTTGCTGCGCTACGCCACCCCAGACGACTTCGGCTCGCCGCAGACGGCGTTCAACATCTGCACCTTCTGGCTGATCGAGGCCCTGCACATGTCCGGCCGCTCGGACGAGGCGCGCGCGCTGTTCGAGGACATGCTGTCGCGCCGCACCGGCGCGGGACTGCTGTCCGAGGACATCGGCTTCGCCGACGGCGAGCTGTGGGGCAACTATCCCCAGACCTATTCGCTAGTGGGCCTGATCAATTGCGCTGTGCTGCTGAGCCGTCCCTGGACGTCGGTCCGCTAG
- a CDS encoding trehalose-6-phosphate synthase — translation MSRLIVVSNRVNPPNPAEGGEGSVGGLAMALAAALREYSGIWFGWSGKTIPEFTGQLNMQRIEGVTVATVDLEETDYQEYYNGYANKTLWPLFHYRVDLTAYDRSFGEGYDRVNKRFAETLLPLIEPDDIVWVHDYHLIPVARELRRMGVTNRIGFFLHIPWPAHQLVTTLPRHKALVEALFHYDLIGFQTEESLQAFEGYVFSEVNGRKNERGELVAFGQRTCAAAFPIGVDAADFAQIVQGENARKVYDRMMAHSVFRKMIVGVDRLDYSKGLEERLIGFERFLHDHPDMVRDVMLLQIAPISRDEVEAYQDLRARLDGLIGRINGAYAEMDSTPIRYVNRSYRRDELAGIYRASRAALVTPLRDGMNLVAKEYVAAQNPDDPGVLILSRFAGAARQMKDALIINPNSPEEISDALERALSMELPERRRRWEALFDNVSREDVTAWRDDFVTALRARPGPDGDKPEKPVLTLDVAAKALKAGPEASAMRA, via the coding sequence ATGAGCCGGCTGATCGTCGTTTCCAACCGCGTCAATCCGCCGAACCCGGCGGAGGGCGGCGAAGGCAGCGTCGGGGGCCTGGCCATGGCCCTGGCCGCGGCCCTGCGCGAATATTCCGGCATCTGGTTCGGCTGGAGCGGCAAGACCATCCCGGAGTTCACCGGTCAGCTGAACATGCAGCGGATCGAGGGCGTCACGGTCGCCACCGTCGACCTCGAGGAGACCGACTACCAGGAGTATTACAACGGCTACGCCAACAAGACGCTGTGGCCGCTATTCCACTATCGCGTCGACCTGACCGCCTATGACCGCTCGTTCGGCGAGGGCTATGACCGGGTCAACAAGCGCTTCGCCGAGACCCTGCTGCCGCTGATCGAGCCGGACGACATCGTCTGGGTCCACGACTACCACCTGATCCCGGTCGCCCGGGAGCTGCGGCGGATGGGCGTGACCAACCGGATCGGCTTCTTCCTGCACATCCCCTGGCCGGCCCATCAGCTGGTCACCACCCTGCCGCGCCACAAGGCGCTGGTGGAGGCGCTGTTCCACTACGACCTGATCGGCTTCCAGACCGAGGAGTCGCTCCAGGCCTTCGAGGGCTACGTGTTCTCGGAGGTAAACGGCCGCAAGAACGAGCGCGGCGAACTGGTCGCCTTCGGCCAGCGCACCTGCGCCGCCGCCTTCCCGATCGGCGTCGACGCGGCCGACTTCGCCCAGATCGTCCAGGGCGAGAACGCCCGCAAGGTCTACGACCGGATGATGGCCCACAGCGTCTTCCGCAAGATGATCGTCGGCGTCGATCGCCTGGACTATTCCAAAGGACTGGAAGAGCGGCTGATCGGCTTCGAGCGGTTCCTGCACGACCATCCGGACATGGTGCGCGACGTCATGCTGCTGCAGATCGCCCCGATCTCGCGCGACGAGGTCGAGGCCTATCAGGATCTGCGCGCGCGGCTGGACGGCCTGATCGGCCGGATCAACGGCGCCTATGCCGAGATGGACTCCACGCCGATCCGCTATGTGAACCGCTCCTATCGCCGCGACGAGCTAGCCGGGATCTACCGCGCCAGCCGCGCGGCCCTAGTCACACCCCTGCGCGACGGCATGAACCTGGTGGCCAAGGAATATGTCGCGGCCCAGAACCCGGACGATCCCGGCGTGCTGATCCTGTCACGCTTCGCCGGCGCGGCGCGGCAGATGAAGGACGCCCTGATCATCAACCCCAACAGCCCGGAGGAGATCTCCGACGCGCTGGAGCGGGCCTTGTCGATGGAGCTGCCCGAACGCCGGCGCCGCTGGGAAGCGCTGTTCGACAATGTCAGCCGCGAGGACGTCACCGCCTGGCGCGACGACTTCGTCACCGCCTTGCGCGCGCGGCCGGGACCGGATGGGGATAAACCTGAAAAGCCGGTGCTGACGCTGGACGTGGCGGCCAAGGCGCTGAAGGCCGGGCCTGAAGCGAGCGCGATGCGGGCTTAG
- a CDS encoding murein L,D-transpeptidase, translated as MMRVSRSCGVLAAAISLLSLEVAQAQPSMGQSQRPPLAGGRAPQMAPQSVPQIQAPRASVIPPDSSNIQLRSEQIDLLRQVLSDAYLHGFEPGAFAPDQAIAQLQSRDAMARIVGQTQLINLTLAYARAVRSGRLPVSGFMNEWGLRPAAYDPAPEFYAAVQQDRLAAWLGTLPPPYTGYQTLQKGLVTYRDIAARGGWALLAAGPELKEGSTGPRVVALEARLAAEDPTVAVDAAPVFDVALTQAVQRAQKRFGLNPTGIVNKATLDALNTPVERRIDQITANMERWRWLPQVLPADRIQVNVAAAILSVFSHDTPTLTMRAVTGRPGDETPMLTSMIHSIVLNPPWNVPSSIATKELWPKERKSPGYFSRNDFIVIPTGDGGSRLQQKAGPKAALGKLKFDFNNPYGVYLHDTPSRARFDSFSRLASHGCVRLQKPVELAKALLAGDATWTPEKIDETLASGDTVRAKLPQQIAVFLLYWTAYVTPDGQVNFREDPYGWDRELVQRIAALRPGSA; from the coding sequence GTGATGCGAGTTTCGAGATCCTGCGGCGTCCTGGCGGCGGCGATAAGCCTGCTGTCCCTGGAGGTCGCGCAAGCTCAACCGTCGATGGGTCAGTCGCAGCGTCCGCCCCTGGCGGGCGGCCGTGCTCCCCAGATGGCGCCTCAGTCGGTCCCACAGATCCAGGCCCCCCGGGCGTCGGTGATCCCGCCGGACTCTTCCAACATCCAGCTGCGGTCCGAGCAGATCGACCTGCTGCGTCAGGTGCTGAGCGACGCCTATCTGCATGGCTTCGAGCCTGGGGCCTTCGCGCCGGACCAGGCGATCGCCCAGCTGCAGTCGCGGGACGCCATGGCCCGGATCGTCGGCCAGACCCAACTGATCAACCTGACCCTGGCCTATGCCCGCGCCGTGCGCTCGGGCCGCTTGCCGGTCAGCGGCTTCATGAACGAGTGGGGCCTGCGTCCCGCCGCCTATGATCCCGCGCCCGAATTCTACGCCGCCGTCCAGCAGGACCGCCTGGCCGCGTGGCTGGGGACGCTGCCGCCGCCCTATACCGGCTACCAGACCCTGCAGAAGGGCCTGGTCACCTATCGCGACATCGCCGCCAGGGGCGGGTGGGCGCTGCTGGCCGCCGGTCCGGAGCTGAAGGAAGGCTCAACGGGTCCGCGCGTCGTGGCGCTGGAGGCCCGCCTGGCCGCCGAGGATCCGACCGTCGCCGTCGACGCCGCGCCGGTCTTCGACGTCGCCCTGACCCAGGCCGTGCAGCGCGCCCAGAAGCGCTTCGGCCTCAATCCCACCGGCATCGTCAACAAGGCCACGCTGGACGCGCTGAACACGCCGGTCGAACGCCGCATCGACCAGATCACCGCCAACATGGAGCGCTGGCGCTGGCTGCCCCAGGTGCTGCCGGCCGATCGCATCCAGGTCAATGTCGCCGCCGCCATCCTGTCGGTGTTCAGCCACGACACCCCGACCCTGACCATGCGCGCGGTCACCGGCCGTCCCGGCGACGAGACACCGATGCTGACGTCGATGATCCACTCGATCGTCCTGAACCCGCCGTGGAACGTGCCGTCCTCGATCGCGACCAAGGAGCTGTGGCCCAAGGAGCGCAAGAGTCCGGGCTATTTCAGCCGCAACGACTTCATCGTCATCCCGACCGGCGATGGCGGCTCGCGCCTGCAGCAGAAGGCCGGCCCCAAGGCCGCGCTGGGCAAGCTGAAGTTCGACTTCAACAACCCCTACGGCGTCTATCTGCACGACACGCCCAGCCGGGCGCGCTTCGACAGCTTCAGCCGCCTGGCTAGCCACGGGTGCGTGCGCCTGCAAAAGCCGGTCGAGCTGGCCAAGGCCCTGCTGGCCGGCGATGCGACCTGGACGCCGGAAAAGATCGACGAGACCCTGGCCTCGGGCGACACCGTGCGGGCCAAGCTGCCGCAGCAGATCGCGGTGTTCCTGCTGTACTGGACGGCCTATGTGACCCCCGACGGGCAGGTCAATTTCCGCGAGGACCCATACGGCTGGGATCGCGAACTGGTGCAGCGTATCGCCGCACTTCGTCCCGGCTCAGCTTGA
- a CDS encoding 2-keto-4-pentenoate hydratase, which yields MTVSEADSEVFAPAAIAPQFVKARQEGVSVPGYPGGVIPSTMAEGYAVQDLAIAAWPDELVGWKVGLVPPQHRERLGVDRLAGCIFKSKVQDASTDGQPNKFRAIDGGFCAVEAEFIVRLGKDAPADKTQWTAEEAAEYVGELLVGVEIAGSPLKTINALGPTVVASDFGNNDGQIIGQAISNWRDIAWEDMPVETIINGKSLGTASAATIPGSPLAALAFLLGTVAARGKPLKKGMIVTTGATTGIHDVVAGDVAHVSFGPYGTVDCIAVPAK from the coding sequence GTGACCGTTTCTGAGGCCGATAGCGAGGTTTTCGCCCCCGCGGCCATTGCTCCCCAATTCGTCAAGGCCCGCCAAGAGGGCGTCAGCGTCCCCGGCTATCCGGGCGGGGTGATTCCCTCGACCATGGCCGAAGGCTACGCCGTCCAGGATCTGGCCATCGCCGCCTGGCCGGACGAGCTGGTCGGCTGGAAGGTCGGCCTGGTGCCGCCGCAGCATCGCGAGCGCCTGGGCGTCGACCGCCTGGCCGGCTGCATCTTCAAGTCCAAGGTCCAGGACGCCTCGACCGACGGCCAGCCTAATAAATTCCGCGCTATCGACGGCGGCTTCTGCGCCGTCGAGGCCGAGTTCATCGTCCGCCTGGGCAAGGACGCGCCCGCCGACAAGACTCAGTGGACCGCCGAAGAGGCCGCCGAGTATGTCGGCGAACTGCTGGTCGGCGTCGAGATCGCCGGCAGCCCGCTGAAGACCATCAACGCCCTGGGCCCGACGGTCGTGGCCTCGGACTTCGGCAACAACGATGGTCAGATCATTGGTCAGGCCATTTCCAACTGGCGTGACATCGCCTGGGAGGATATGCCGGTCGAGACCATCATCAACGGCAAGTCGCTGGGCACGGCCTCGGCCGCGACCATCCCCGGCTCTCCGCTGGCCGCCCTGGCCTTCCTGCTCGGAACGGTCGCCGCGCGCGGCAAGCCGCTGAAGAAGGGCATGATCGTCACCACCGGCGCCACCACCGGCATCCACGACGTGGTCGCCGGCGATGTCGCCCATGTAAGCTTCGGCCCGTACGGAACCGTGGACTGCATCGCCGTCCCGGCCAAATAA
- the otsB gene encoding trehalose-phosphatase, translated as MTAAHTVSRLESVDLAPPPIALPRRSALFLDLDGTLAPIMPRPDDVGPDPRRARVLARLRDALDDRVAVVSGRALTNLDYILDGAIPAIGAVHGLVRRSADGQVVEREPHAGLADARRILVELAHCERGLLFEDKGLSVALHYRNAPACAEAVIEAGERLSQSTGLVLQLGDMVVELRTPGADKGAAVTAFLREAPFLGSTPIFVGDDLTDEDGFAAVNRLGGFGVLVGAPRPTEARYHLKDTKAVFTWLEGLAAPQGAVEVTA; from the coding sequence ATGACCGCGGCTCACACGGTCTCGCGCCTGGAATCTGTCGATCTCGCGCCCCCGCCTATCGCGTTGCCGCGCCGATCGGCGCTGTTTCTCGACCTCGACGGCACGCTGGCGCCGATCATGCCGCGTCCCGACGACGTGGGTCCCGATCCACGCCGCGCGCGGGTCCTGGCGCGTCTGCGCGACGCGTTGGATGACCGCGTGGCGGTGGTCAGCGGCCGGGCCCTGACCAATCTCGACTACATCCTGGACGGCGCCATTCCAGCGATCGGCGCCGTTCACGGCCTGGTGCGCCGCAGCGCCGATGGCCAGGTGGTCGAGCGCGAGCCCCACGCCGGCCTGGCCGACGCCCGCCGCATCCTGGTCGAGCTGGCGCACTGCGAGCGCGGCCTGCTGTTCGAGGACAAGGGCCTGTCCGTCGCCCTGCACTACCGCAACGCCCCCGCCTGCGCCGAGGCGGTGATCGAGGCCGGCGAGCGCCTGTCGCAGTCCACCGGCCTTGTCCTGCAGCTGGGCGACATGGTCGTCGAACTGCGCACGCCCGGCGCCGACAAGGGGGCGGCCGTGACCGCCTTTCTGCGCGAGGCCCCGTTCCTGGGATCGACGCCGATCTTCGTCGGCGACGACCTCACCGACGAGGACGGCTTCGCCGCCGTCAACCGCCTGGGCGGGTTCGGCGTCCTGGTCGGCGCGCCCCGCCCGACGGAGGCCCGCTATCACCTCAAGGACACCAAGGCCGTGTTCACCTGGCTGGAGGGCCTCGCCGCGCCCCAAGGTGCTGTCGAGGTCACCGCATGA